A window from Corvus cornix cornix isolate S_Up_H32 chromosome 8, ASM73873v5, whole genome shotgun sequence encodes these proteins:
- the PRRX1 gene encoding paired mesoderm homeobox protein 1 isoform X1, whose translation MASSYAHAMERQALLPARLDGPAGLDNLQAKKNFSVSHLLDLEEAGDMVAAQAEEGGGEPGRSLLESPGLTSGSDTPQQDTASDPLFPVDPTWFSRYSEENRAGRAESLPKSSRSLQQRSWHPRARPGRTRSRRGASSRERGRERSECYAAAGAAPLPPRTGPTAAGRCLKNISFPRTRKSAISGSKGVYFSGENSDCGCPQFSSLCRWRIPEIPTNKLCRQRFFYFYFVPNLVYHILFGFTPDLLQFIPDVAPCQLLRSLERAQSVWKRGTVFHQYSPCSQNMKRTQKKAVQGLGF comes from the exons ATGGCGTCCAGCTATGCCCACGCCATGGAGAGGCAGGCCCTGCTGCCCGCCCGCCTCGACGGCCCCGCCGGCCTGGACAATTTACAAGCCAAGAAGAACTTCTCCGTGAGTCACCTGCTGGACCTGGAGGAGGCGGGCGACATGGTGGCCGCCCAGGCGGAGGAGGGCGGCGGCGAGCCCGGCCGGAGCTTGTTGGAGTCCCCCGGGCTGACCAGCGGCAGCGACACCCCGCAGCAGGACA CCGCCTCCGACCCTCTTTTCCCCGTGGATCCGACGTGGTTTTCTCGGTATTCCGAAGAAAACCGAGCCGGGCGAGCGGAAAGCCTTCCCAAAAGCAGCCGCTCCTTGCAGCAGCGCTCGTGGCATCCCCGAGCTCGTCCCGGCCGGACGCGTTCCCGGCGGGGAGCATCCTCCCGGGAGCGCGGTCGGGAACGGAGCGAGTGCTACGCGGCGGCCGGAGCGGCTCCTCTCCCCCCGAGAACCGGACCGACCGCCGCTGGGAGATgcctcaaaaatatttcatttcccaGGACCCGAAAATCTGCAATTTCTGGCTCTAAAGGTGTGTATTTTAGTGGGGAAAACAGTGATTGCGGCTGCCCCCAATTCAGCTCCTTGTGCCGCTGGAGAATCCCCGAGATACCAACCAACAAGTTATGTAGGCAACGTTTTTTTTACTTCTACTTTGTACCCAATTTAGtttatcatattttatttggatttaCTCCTGATTTACTCCAGTTTATTCCTGATGTTGCCCCTTGCCAACTGCTGCGCTCTCTGGAGCGAGCTCAGTCAGTGTGGAAAAGGGGGACTGTGTTTCACCAATACTCACCTTGCTCTCAGAACATgaaaagaacccaaaaaaaAGCAGTCCAAGGGCTTGGTTTTTAG